A part of Lacinutrix sp. 5H-3-7-4 genomic DNA contains:
- a CDS encoding ATP-binding protein, translated as MKKVNLISLVQSYKNLSKPLYEKYCSYFGVKPKSTEMDDLSVFAHNLFNVEPNIEILKDYYFGFNIPQIGKEFDLLRFGENYNINIELKSKNTGIKINNQLKRNMYYLGFLGTETHYYTFVSSEEKLYKLDDNDMLVESDLRELVKLLEGQVLKQIPNVDNLFNPSNYLVSPFNSTKKFIKNKYFLTNQQEQIETEIMKALSKGKTAFISINGKAGTGKTLVTYHIAKKLINNKEKVLVVHCGNLNNGHKVLNDKYGWGIKPAKFLRHNEIKNYDVIIVDETQRIYPSQLEKIIKYTKTNNTVCLFSYDKSQCLQQWEIDNDIEQKIEDQTSSKIFNLTKKIRTNKEIAAFIVSLLDKDVNFKSKTSNIELNYFSKTKDATVYINQLGQEGWKLVNYTPSKYKMPYDRFKIFGEDSTHDVVGQEYEAVVAVIDSHFYYDADNNLGTKGYSSYYHPTKMLSQIMTRTRKKLSIVVIDNEEVMDRCLDILN; from the coding sequence TTGAAAAAAGTAAATTTAATTTCGCTTGTACAATCTTACAAAAATCTTTCCAAACCTCTTTACGAAAAATATTGTTCATATTTTGGTGTAAAACCAAAATCTACAGAAATGGATGATTTGAGTGTTTTTGCACATAATTTATTTAATGTAGAGCCTAATATTGAAATCTTGAAAGATTATTATTTTGGTTTCAATATACCGCAAATAGGAAAGGAGTTTGACTTGTTAAGGTTTGGAGAAAACTATAATATTAATATCGAATTAAAGAGTAAGAATACTGGAATTAAAATCAATAATCAATTAAAAAGGAATATGTATTACTTAGGTTTTTTAGGAACTGAAACCCATTATTATACTTTTGTATCAAGCGAGGAAAAGCTTTATAAATTAGATGATAACGATATGTTGGTTGAAAGTGATTTGAGAGAATTAGTAAAACTTTTAGAAGGACAAGTTTTAAAACAAATACCCAATGTTGATAATTTATTTAATCCGTCAAACTACTTAGTATCTCCATTTAATTCAACAAAGAAGTTTATCAAAAACAAATACTTTCTCACGAACCAGCAAGAACAGATAGAAACTGAAATTATGAAAGCTTTAAGTAAAGGAAAAACAGCTTTCATATCAATTAATGGAAAAGCAGGAACTGGAAAAACTTTAGTTACTTATCATATTGCTAAAAAACTAATTAATAATAAAGAGAAAGTTTTGGTCGTCCATTGCGGTAACTTGAATAATGGGCATAAAGTTTTAAATGACAAATACGGTTGGGGTATTAAACCAGCCAAATTTTTAAGACATAATGAAATAAAGAATTATGATGTTATTATTGTAGATGAAACTCAGAGGATTTACCCATCGCAATTAGAAAAAATAATAAAATACACTAAAACTAACAATACTGTTTGTCTTTTTTCTTATGATAAATCTCAATGTCTACAGCAATGGGAAATAGATAACGATATTGAACAAAAAATAGAAGACCAAACATCTTCCAAAATATTCAACTTAACCAAGAAAATAAGGACTAATAAAGAGATAGCTGCATTCATAGTCTCTTTATTAGATAAAGATGTTAATTTTAAAAGTAAAACTTCTAATATCGAATTAAACTATTTTAGCAAAACAAAAGATGCAACCGTTTATATCAACCAATTAGGACAGGAGGGGTGGAAATTAGTAAACTACACACCTTCAAAGTATAAAATGCCTTACGATAGGTTTAAGATATTTGGAGAGGATAGTACTCACGACGTTGTTGGTCAAGAGTATGAAGCGGTTGTTGCAGTTATTGACTCTCATTTTTATTATGATGCTGATAATAATTTAGGTACTAAAGGATATTCTTCCTATTATCATCCAACAAAAATGTTATCACAAATAATGACACGAACAAGAAAGAAGTTAAGCATAGTTGTCATTGATAATGAGGAAGTTATGGATAGGTGTTTAGATATATTAAACTAA
- a CDS encoding sensor histidine kinase, giving the protein MNNLIFITTILQDVKKSTAAERYLLIYMIGVLVIVTSLVILFFVVFQKRKNKLLIDKIKQQQAFEEELSNAQTEIQEQTLKNIGWELHDNVGQLLAAASMQMNILKTQISDDVKENFSEAASTVKESLKEVRMLSRSLNNEVILNIGFEQSITNELNRLKKMKFASAELQVKGDVIPFANKKHEIIVFRILQEFFSNTVKYSEAKNLSVILNYKPEKLIITASDDGKGFDMATVNKGSGLLNMKSRAELINTSYNLSSNIGKGTQLELQYPYIHKA; this is encoded by the coding sequence ATGAATAACTTAATATTTATTACTACAATACTTCAAGACGTAAAAAAATCTACAGCGGCAGAACGCTATTTATTAATTTACATGATTGGTGTTTTGGTAATAGTTACCTCATTGGTAATATTATTTTTTGTAGTATTCCAAAAAAGAAAAAATAAACTTTTAATAGATAAAATAAAGCAACAACAAGCTTTTGAGGAAGAGTTATCTAATGCACAAACCGAGATACAAGAGCAAACTTTAAAAAATATTGGTTGGGAATTACACGATAATGTAGGTCAATTATTGGCAGCGGCAAGTATGCAAATGAATATTTTAAAAACTCAAATTAGTGATGATGTAAAAGAAAATTTTTCTGAAGCAGCAAGCACTGTAAAAGAAAGTTTAAAAGAAGTACGTATGCTATCACGATCATTAAACAATGAAGTGATTTTAAATATTGGTTTTGAACAATCTATTACAAATGAGTTAAATAGACTTAAAAAAATGAAATTTGCATCGGCAGAACTTCAAGTTAAAGGAGATGTTATTCCGTTTGCAAATAAAAAACATGAAATTATTGTATTTAGAATTTTGCAAGAATTCTTTTCTAATACAGTAAAATATTCTGAAGCTAAAAACCTGAGTGTAATTTTAAATTATAAACCAGAAAAGCTAATTATTACTGCTAGTGACGATGGTAAAGGTTTTGATATGGCTACGGTAAATAAGGGTTCAGGATTGCTAAACATGAAAAGTCGTGCAGAACTTATAAATACATCTTATAATTTAAGTTCTAACATTGGTAAAGGCACACAATTAGAATTACAATATCCATATATTCACAAAGCGTAA
- a CDS encoding aldehyde dehydrogenase — translation MIPELLQSQKSYFKTEETKNVAFRKKSLKQLKAELVNQESKIIEALAKDFNKPAFETVLTETSVVLSELDHMIKNLEKWSKPKWVLPSLINFPSTDILYSEPYGQTLIIAPWNYPYQLAMAPLIAAIAAGNTAILKPSELTPHTSALLKQIISHVFKPEHVTVVEGGVDVSTTLLKQRWDYIFFTGSVNVGKIVAKAAAKNLTPVTLELGGKNPCIIDQTANINLTAKRIVWGKFLNAGQTCIAPDYILIHDSIKASFYKAIKIEIENAYSKNPENSKDFCRIVNTKNFKRLTKMLENENCIVGGDINEKSLYISPTVIDEPNLDSEVMKDEIFGPILPVISFKDKTKIETIITSYNKPLSLYIFTTQTNAAKKLIEKFSFGGGCINDTVVHFANHRLPFGGVGNSGIGAYHGKLSFDTFSHKKPVVNKGNWLDLPLRYAPYNGKLNKIKSLLKWL, via the coding sequence ATGATTCCTGAACTACTCCAATCTCAAAAAAGCTATTTTAAAACTGAAGAAACCAAAAATGTAGCCTTTAGAAAAAAATCTTTAAAACAATTAAAGGCTGAACTTGTAAACCAAGAAAGTAAAATTATTGAAGCTTTAGCCAAAGACTTTAATAAACCTGCTTTTGAGACAGTTTTAACAGAAACATCTGTAGTACTATCAGAGTTGGACCATATGATTAAAAATCTAGAAAAATGGTCTAAACCAAAATGGGTGCTTCCTAGTTTAATTAATTTCCCTTCAACAGATATTTTATACTCAGAGCCTTATGGACAAACTTTAATTATAGCACCATGGAATTACCCTTACCAATTAGCAATGGCGCCATTAATTGCCGCTATAGCAGCTGGAAATACTGCTATTTTAAAACCAAGCGAATTGACTCCGCATACTTCTGCTCTATTAAAACAAATAATATCTCACGTATTTAAACCAGAACATGTTACCGTTGTAGAAGGTGGCGTTGATGTTTCTACAACATTATTAAAACAACGTTGGGATTATATTTTTTTTACAGGAAGCGTTAACGTAGGAAAAATTGTAGCCAAAGCTGCTGCCAAGAATCTTACACCGGTTACTTTAGAATTAGGCGGAAAAAATCCATGTATAATAGATCAAACAGCAAACATTAACCTTACAGCTAAACGTATTGTTTGGGGTAAATTTTTAAATGCAGGACAAACTTGTATTGCTCCAGATTATATACTAATTCACGACAGTATAAAAGCATCGTTCTATAAAGCAATTAAAATTGAAATTGAAAATGCATATTCAAAAAATCCAGAAAACTCTAAAGATTTTTGTCGTATTGTAAATACTAAAAACTTTAAGCGTTTAACTAAAATGTTAGAAAATGAAAACTGCATTGTTGGAGGTGATATAAATGAAAAATCCCTTTACATTTCTCCAACAGTAATAGATGAGCCAAATCTTGATAGTGAAGTTATGAAAGATGAAATATTTGGTCCTATTTTACCTGTAATTTCTTTTAAGGATAAAACCAAAATTGAAACTATAATTACTAGTTACAATAAACCATTATCGCTGTATATATTTACTACACAAACAAATGCTGCTAAAAAATTAATTGAAAAATTCTCATTTGGTGGCGGTTGTATTAACGACACTGTTGTACATTTTGCAAATCACAGGTTACCTTTTGGAGGTGTTGGTAATAGTGGTATTGGTGCTTATCATGGTAAACTATCTTTTGATACCTTTTCACATAAAAAACCTGTTGTAAATAAAGGAAATTGGCTAGATTTACCCTTACGTTACGCACCATATAATGGAAAACTAAATAAAATTAAAAGCTTACTAAAATGGTTATAA
- a CDS encoding RluA family pseudouridine synthase codes for MTKFLEKVLSNKNNLQVIYEDNHIIVVNKRAGDIVQGDKTGDKPLSDVVKEYLAEKYNKPGNVYLGTVHRLDRPTTGLVIFSKTSKALPRLNKLFVSKDISKTYWALVKNKPKKEKDTLIHWLKKNPKNNKSRAHIKEVPDSKKAILHYKTIKVLDNYILLEVNLETGRHHQIRAQLSSIGSPIKGDLKYGFDRSNKDASISLHARNIKFIHPVSKIELDITAPLPNNAIWNACID; via the coding sequence GTGACTAAATTTTTAGAAAAAGTACTATCAAATAAAAATAACCTTCAAGTTATTTACGAAGACAACCACATAATTGTGGTTAATAAACGTGCAGGCGATATTGTACAAGGTGATAAAACTGGAGATAAGCCTTTAAGCGACGTTGTTAAAGAATATCTTGCAGAAAAATATAATAAACCAGGAAATGTCTATTTAGGAACTGTACATAGGCTAGATAGACCAACAACAGGATTAGTAATATTCTCTAAAACCAGTAAGGCTTTACCACGCTTAAACAAATTGTTTGTATCAAAAGATATCTCAAAAACCTATTGGGCTTTAGTAAAAAACAAACCAAAAAAGGAAAAGGATACTTTAATACATTGGCTTAAAAAAAATCCTAAAAACAATAAGTCTAGAGCACATATAAAAGAAGTTCCAGACAGTAAAAAAGCAATTTTACACTATAAAACCATTAAGGTTTTAGATAACTATATTTTACTTGAAGTTAACTTAGAAACTGGACGCCATCACCAAATACGTGCGCAACTTTCAAGTATTGGCTCACCAATTAAAGGTGATTTAAAATATGGTTTTGACCGCAGTAATAAAGATGCTAGTATAAGTTTACATGCTAGAAACATAAAGTTTATACATCCTGTTTCTAAAATTGAATTAGATATAACTGCTCCATTACCTAACAATGCAATTTGGAATGCTTGTATAGATTAG
- the panB gene encoding 3-methyl-2-oxobutanoate hydroxymethyltransferase translates to MSVAKKEYKRVTVKSLIDMKKRGEKISMLTAYDYTMAKIVDGAGIDVILVGDSASNVMAGHETTLPITLDQMIYHASSVIRAIERALVVVDLPFGSYQSDPKEALRSAIRIMKESGGHAVKMEGGKEVKESIKRILHAGIPVMGHLGLTPQSIYKFGTYTVRAKEEQEAQRLKEDALMLEKAGCFAIVLEKIPAKLAQEVAQSVSIPVIGIGAGAGVDGQVLVTHDMVGMTHEFNPRFLRRYMNLYEEMTNAFTQYGEDVKSGDFPNDTEQY, encoded by the coding sequence ATGTCTGTAGCAAAAAAAGAATACAAAAGAGTTACCGTTAAATCTTTAATCGATATGAAAAAACGTGGAGAGAAAATTTCCATGTTAACAGCATACGATTATACCATGGCCAAAATTGTTGATGGCGCTGGTATTGATGTTATATTAGTAGGAGATTCTGCCAGTAATGTTATGGCAGGACACGAAACCACTTTACCTATAACATTAGATCAAATGATTTACCATGCATCTTCTGTTATTCGTGCTATAGAACGTGCACTTGTTGTTGTAGATTTACCTTTTGGTAGCTACCAAAGTGACCCTAAAGAAGCTTTACGTTCTGCCATTAGAATCATGAAAGAGTCTGGTGGACATGCCGTAAAAATGGAAGGAGGAAAAGAAGTAAAAGAATCTATAAAACGTATTCTTCATGCTGGAATTCCTGTAATGGGACATTTAGGTTTAACGCCACAATCTATTTATAAATTTGGAACTTATACCGTTAGAGCAAAAGAAGAGCAAGAAGCTCAACGCCTTAAAGAAGATGCCTTAATGCTTGAAAAAGCAGGATGTTTTGCTATTGTTTTAGAAAAAATTCCTGCAAAATTAGCACAAGAAGTTGCCCAAAGTGTTTCTATACCTGTAATTGGTATTGGTGCTGGTGCTGGTGTAGATGGCCAAGTATTAGTAACACATGATATGGTAGGAATGACGCATGAATTTAATCCGCGTTTTTTACGTCGTTACATGAATTTATATGAAGAAATGACCAACGCATTTACACAATATGGTGAAGATGTAAAATCTGGTGATTTCCCTAATGATACTGAGCAATATTAA
- a CDS encoding L-serine ammonia-lyase, with the protein MECISVFDMLKIGVGPSSSHTLGPWRAAERWLHELKQDDVFKDITRIQVDLYGSLSLTGKGHATDLAVMLGLSGSDPEYIPTDTIDIIIASIENTEKLVLGNEKIIDFDKNSEIIFNRVFLPFHSNAITFTAFSLNTEIHQSTFYSIGGGFVIKEERTVDAENKELIKEFPFPSHTATQLLNFCNTENKSISEIVLENERSLRDDETIDHELQRIWQTMLDCMFIGCHTEGTLPGGLNVRRRAFDMHKKLNIEVPYVTSKDWLQSIRQSEVKFRQILKWVSCFALSVNEVNASLGRVVTAPTNGSAGVIPAVLMYYMVIENHDADFKHIKQFLLVAGEIGSIFKKGATISAAMGGCQAEIGVSSAMAAGALTEVLGGTPEQVMIAAEIAMEHHLGLTCDPIGGLVQIPCIERNSMGAIKAINAAELALETDPKNVKVPLDKVVDTMWETAKDMNNKYKETSEGGLAIRVNMADC; encoded by the coding sequence ATGGAATGTATTTCGGTTTTTGATATGCTTAAAATTGGTGTTGGACCATCGAGTTCTCACACTTTAGGACCGTGGCGTGCTGCAGAGAGATGGTTGCACGAATTAAAACAAGATGATGTTTTTAAGGATATTACACGAATTCAGGTAGATTTATATGGCTCTCTATCATTAACCGGTAAAGGTCATGCCACAGACTTAGCAGTAATGTTAGGTTTAAGCGGAAGCGATCCAGAATATATACCTACAGACACTATAGATATTATTATTGCCTCTATAGAAAATACAGAAAAACTGGTTTTAGGAAATGAAAAGATAATAGATTTCGATAAAAACTCTGAAATTATTTTTAACCGTGTGTTTCTTCCGTTTCACTCTAATGCCATTACATTTACTGCGTTTAGCTTAAATACCGAAATTCATCAATCTACGTTCTATTCTATTGGTGGCGGTTTTGTTATAAAAGAAGAACGTACTGTTGATGCCGAAAATAAAGAATTAATAAAAGAATTTCCTTTTCCAAGTCACACCGCAACACAGCTTTTAAACTTTTGTAACACCGAAAACAAATCTATATCTGAAATTGTTTTAGAAAATGAACGCTCTCTTAGAGATGATGAAACTATAGATCATGAGCTACAACGCATCTGGCAAACTATGTTAGACTGTATGTTTATTGGTTGCCATACTGAAGGTACTTTACCTGGCGGATTAAACGTGCGCCGTCGCGCTTTTGATATGCATAAAAAATTAAATATTGAAGTGCCTTACGTTACCTCTAAAGATTGGTTACAATCTATTAGACAAAGTGAAGTTAAGTTTCGCCAAATTTTAAAATGGGTTAGCTGCTTTGCTTTATCTGTAAACGAAGTTAATGCTTCTCTTGGTCGTGTAGTTACTGCGCCTACAAATGGAAGTGCTGGAGTAATTCCAGCTGTATTAATGTACTATATGGTTATTGAAAACCATGATGCCGATTTTAAACATATTAAACAATTTTTATTAGTTGCTGGAGAAATAGGAAGTATCTTTAAAAAAGGTGCCACAATATCTGCCGCCATGGGTGGCTGCCAAGCAGAGATTGGTGTATCTAGCGCCATGGCAGCTGGAGCTTTAACAGAAGTACTTGGTGGTACTCCAGAACAAGTAATGATTGCTGCAGAAATTGCAATGGAACACCACTTAGGTTTAACTTGTGACCCTATTGGTGGTTTGGTTCAAATACCATGTATAGAAAGAAATTCCATGGGAGCAATAAAAGCTATTAATGCTGCAGAATTAGCTCTAGAAACCGATCCTAAAAACGTTAAAGTACCTTTAGACAAAGTAGTAGATACTATGTGGGAAACCGCAAAAGACATGAATAACAAATACAAAGAAACTAGTGAAGGTGGCTTGGCTATACGTGTGAATATGGCAGATTGTTAG
- the dnaK gene encoding molecular chaperone DnaK, translating to MSKIIGIDLGTTNSCVSVMEGNEPVVIPNAEGKRTTPSVIAFVEGGEIKVGDPAKRQAVTNPTKTVYSIKRFMGNKYSESKNEAERVPYKVVKGDNDTPRVDVDGRLYTPQELSAMVLQKMKKTAEDYLGTSVGEAVITVPAYFNDAQRQATKEAGEIAGLKVRRIINEPTAAALAYGMDKKGTDQKIVVFDFGGGTHDVSILELGDGVFEVLSTDGDTHLGGDDVDEKIINWLADEFNAEESMDLRNDPMSLQRLKEAAEKAKIELSSSEQTEINLPYITATASGPKHLVRTLTRSKFEQLIDDLVKRTIEPCQTALKSAGLSKSDIDEIILVGGSTRIPAVQQAVEKFFGKTPSKGVNPDEVVSLGAAIQGGVLTGDVKDVLLLDVTPLSLGIETMGNVMTKLIEANTTIPTKKSQVFSTAADNQPSVEIHVLQGERAMAGDNKTIGRFHLDGIPPAQRGVPQIEVTFDIDANGIIKVSATDKATNKSQDIRIEASSGLTEEEIQKMKADAEANAEADAKAAENAKKLNEADSMIFQTEKQLEEFGDKLSADKKAPIEEALTELKAAYETKDIAVIEPALDKINEAWKVASEEMYKAQQEAQGGAPNGGSTDAGAGAKGQAADSTDDVEDVDFEEVK from the coding sequence ATGAGTAAGATTATTGGAATCGATTTAGGAACTACCAACTCTTGCGTTTCTGTAATGGAAGGTAACGAGCCAGTAGTTATCCCAAATGCTGAAGGTAAAAGAACAACACCATCAGTAATCGCCTTTGTTGAAGGTGGAGAAATTAAAGTTGGAGATCCAGCTAAAAGACAAGCAGTAACAAACCCTACAAAAACAGTTTATTCTATTAAACGTTTTATGGGTAACAAATACTCTGAGTCTAAAAATGAAGCAGAACGTGTACCATATAAAGTTGTAAAAGGAGATAACGACACACCACGTGTTGATGTTGATGGACGTTTATATACGCCACAAGAGTTATCTGCAATGGTATTACAAAAAATGAAAAAAACAGCTGAAGATTACTTAGGAACTTCAGTAGGAGAAGCAGTTATTACTGTACCAGCATATTTTAACGATGCACAACGTCAAGCTACAAAAGAAGCTGGTGAAATTGCAGGTTTAAAAGTACGTCGTATTATCAACGAGCCAACAGCAGCAGCTTTAGCTTATGGTATGGACAAAAAAGGAACAGACCAAAAAATAGTAGTATTTGATTTTGGTGGAGGAACACATGATGTTTCTATATTAGAGTTAGGTGATGGTGTTTTTGAAGTATTATCTACAGATGGTGATACACACTTAGGTGGTGATGATGTTGATGAAAAAATCATTAACTGGTTAGCAGATGAGTTTAACGCTGAAGAGTCTATGGATTTACGTAATGATCCAATGTCTCTACAACGTTTAAAAGAAGCAGCAGAAAAAGCTAAGATTGAATTATCATCTTCTGAGCAAACAGAAATTAATTTACCATATATTACTGCTACTGCAAGCGGACCAAAACACTTAGTACGTACATTAACACGTTCTAAATTTGAGCAATTAATCGATGATTTAGTAAAAAGAACGATCGAGCCTTGCCAAACAGCATTAAAATCTGCAGGATTATCAAAATCTGATATCGACGAAATTATATTAGTTGGTGGATCTACACGTATTCCAGCAGTTCAACAAGCAGTAGAAAAATTCTTTGGAAAAACACCAAGTAAAGGTGTAAATCCAGACGAAGTTGTTTCTTTAGGAGCAGCAATTCAAGGAGGAGTTTTAACTGGAGATGTTAAAGATGTATTACTTTTAGATGTAACACCTTTATCACTAGGTATTGAAACAATGGGTAATGTAATGACAAAACTTATTGAGGCAAATACTACAATTCCTACTAAAAAGTCACAAGTATTCTCTACAGCTGCAGATAATCAACCTTCTGTAGAAATTCACGTATTACAAGGTGAACGTGCAATGGCTGGAGATAACAAAACAATTGGACGTTTTCACTTAGATGGTATTCCACCAGCACAAAGAGGTGTACCACAAATTGAAGTAACGTTTGATATTGATGCTAACGGAATTATAAAAGTATCGGCTACAGATAAAGCAACAAATAAATCTCAAGATATTCGTATCGAGGCATCTTCTGGTTTAACTGAAGAAGAAATCCAGAAAATGAAAGCAGATGCTGAAGCAAATGCAGAAGCAGATGCAAAAGCAGCAGAAAATGCTAAAAAATTAAATGAAGCAGATTCTATGATTTTCCAAACGGAAAAACAATTAGAAGAGTTTGGTGATAAATTATCTGCAGATAAAAAAGCACCAATAGAAGAAGCTTTAACAGAATTAAAAGCTGCTTACGAAACTAAAGATATAGCTGTAATCGAGCCAGCGTTAGATAAAATTAACGAAGCTTGGAAAGTAGCTAGTGAAGAAATGTATAAAGCACAGCAAGAAGCTCAAGGTGGAGCACCAAATGGTGGATCAACAGATGCAGGCGCTGGAGCAAAAGGTCAAGCAGCAGACTCTACAGATGATGTAGAAGATGTAGATTTTGAAGAAGTAAAGTAA
- a CDS encoding nitronate monooxygenase family protein, whose protein sequence is MQTKLTQLLNIKYPIIQAPMFLVSNVAMVTEAMKGGIAGCIPALNYRTLDELRAAIRELKANKVEGGSFGFNLIVNKSNIKYKGQLEVLCEEGCDFIITSLGSPEETIKQAHKVGIKVICDVTDLRFAQKVESLGADAAIAVNNEAGGHRGNLSPQQLTNQLSEALTIPVISAGGVGCKADIDKMLSYGAEGVSVGSPFIASIEAGVTDEYKQACVDYGAKDIVMTQRISGTPCTVINTPYVQKIGTKESWLESILNKNKKLKKWVKMIRFSIGMKATENAAKKATYKTVWVAGPSIEHTNEILPVKAIIDNLVK, encoded by the coding sequence ATGCAAACTAAACTTACACAACTTTTAAATATAAAATACCCAATAATTCAAGCGCCAATGTTCTTAGTTTCTAATGTAGCAATGGTTACAGAAGCTATGAAAGGTGGTATTGCAGGCTGTATTCCAGCTCTTAATTATAGAACTTTAGATGAGTTACGTGCAGCAATTAGAGAATTAAAAGCAAATAAAGTTGAAGGTGGCTCTTTTGGGTTTAACCTTATTGTAAATAAATCTAACATTAAATATAAAGGACAATTAGAAGTTTTATGCGAAGAAGGTTGCGATTTTATTATTACTTCTCTTGGTAGTCCAGAAGAAACTATAAAACAAGCACACAAAGTAGGTATTAAAGTTATTTGTGATGTAACCGATTTACGTTTTGCACAAAAGGTAGAAAGTTTAGGTGCAGATGCAGCAATTGCTGTAAATAACGAAGCTGGTGGTCATAGAGGGAATTTATCTCCACAACAATTAACAAATCAATTAAGTGAAGCATTAACTATTCCAGTAATTTCTGCTGGTGGAGTAGGTTGCAAAGCAGATATAGATAAAATGCTAAGTTATGGAGCAGAAGGCGTTAGTGTTGGAAGTCCGTTTATAGCATCAATAGAAGCAGGAGTTACAGACGAGTACAAACAAGCCTGTGTAGATTATGGCGCTAAAGATATTGTAATGACTCAACGTATTTCTGGTACACCATGTACAGTAATAAATACACCTTATGTTCAAAAAATAGGAACAAAAGAATCTTGGCTTGAATCTATTTTAAACAAAAATAAAAAATTGAAAAAATGGGTTAAAATGATTCGTTTTTCAATAGGTATGAAAGCTACCGAAAACGCTGCTAAAAAAGCAACTTATAAAACGGTTTGGGTTGCAGGACCAAGTATAGAACATACCAATGAAATTTTACCAGTAAAAGCTATTATTGATAACTTGGTAAAATAA
- a CDS encoding GNAT family N-acetyltransferase, whose amino-acid sequence MILENNRAKLTLITLNNFKELTSIANQEHIIFYSPSDISTPEKYKAYVEIALAEYENKKAIPFIIYDKKFKTYAGSTRFGLINYTDKVLHIGWTWLGTEFQGTGLNKNIKYLMLKYAFENMNFEKVEFRIDERNLKSRKAVEKIGGVFEGVLRENKIMSDGFRRSTCCYGILKREWHSLKNDLFLNCN is encoded by the coding sequence ATGATTTTAGAAAACAATAGAGCAAAACTTACTTTAATTACTTTAAATAATTTTAAAGAACTTACAAGCATTGCAAACCAAGAGCATATTATTTTTTATTCTCCAAGCGATATTTCTACTCCTGAAAAGTACAAAGCATATGTAGAAATTGCTCTTGCAGAATATGAAAATAAAAAAGCGATACCATTTATTATTTACGATAAAAAATTTAAAACTTATGCAGGCTCAACTCGTTTTGGTTTAATAAATTATACAGATAAAGTTTTACATATTGGCTGGACATGGTTAGGCACAGAATTTCAAGGCACAGGATTAAATAAAAATATTAAATATTTAATGTTAAAGTATGCTTTTGAAAACATGAATTTTGAAAAAGTAGAGTTTAGAATAGACGAACGAAATTTAAAATCTAGAAAAGCTGTAGAAAAAATTGGAGGTGTTTTTGAAGGTGTTTTGCGTGAAAATAAAATTATGAGTGATGGTTTTAGACGCAGTACTTGTTGCTATGGTATTTTAAAAAGAGAATGGCATTCGCTTAAAAACGATTTATTTTTAAACTGTAATTAG
- a CDS encoding alpha/beta hydrolase: MQSTQKEIIYTTKKPYATLNTLTNSTKNVWFVCHGMGYLSKYFIRYFNGLNEKENYIIAPQAPSLYYQKGFKHVGASWLTKENTLAETENIMEYFDAILAEENIPSDKNIIVFGYSQGVSVATRYVKNREFNCAQLVLHSGGIPKELIAEDFKHLTAKVSLIYGTEDEYLNEERIAQETKFAKTLFKSNLNIIPFKGKHVVNVEIINSLV, from the coding sequence ATGCAATCTACCCAAAAGGAAATAATTTACACTACAAAAAAACCATACGCTACTTTAAATACATTAACTAATTCTACTAAAAATGTGTGGTTTGTTTGCCACGGTATGGGTTATTTAAGTAAATACTTTATTCGTTATTTTAATGGATTAAATGAAAAAGAAAATTATATTATTGCTCCACAAGCTCCTAGTTTATACTACCAAAAAGGTTTTAAGCATGTTGGTGCAAGCTGGCTAACAAAAGAAAATACTTTAGCCGAAACTGAAAATATAATGGAATATTTTGATGCTATTTTAGCTGAAGAAAATATACCTAGCGATAAAAATATTATTGTTTTTGGGTATTCTCAAGGTGTAAGTGTTGCAACTAGATATGTGAAAAATCGTGAATTTAATTGTGCGCAATTGGTTTTACATTCTGGTGGTATACCTAAAGAATTAATTGCTGAAGACTTTAAACATTTAACTGCTAAAGTATCTTTAATTTATGGTACTGAAGACGAATATTTAAATGAAGAACGAATTGCTCAAGAAACTAAATTCGCTAAAACACTATTTAAAAGCAACTTAAATATTATTCCTTTTAAAGGTAAACATGTTGTTAATGTAGAAATTATTAATAGTCTTGTTTAA